A stretch of Bradyrhizobium sp. AZCC 2262 DNA encodes these proteins:
- the zwf gene encoding glucose-6-phosphate dehydrogenase produces the protein MAVGQIAQKKPDPCSFVIFGVTGDLAHRLVVPALYNLAASDLLPDRFCLAGVARKGMTSDKLRDSLMKGLRQFATRPVDDAIAQRLLACVTCIEADPSEPESFDAMSKQLDQLEAARDTGGNRLFYLATPPNAFLPISRELGRTGMLAENGAWRRLVVEKPFGTDLASAKALNSELLKLVEEHQIYRIDHYLGKETVQNILVLRFANGMFEPIWNRNHIDHIQITVDEKLGVGHRGSFYDATGALRDMVPNHLFQLLSLVTMEPPVKFDAHSVRSEKAEVLSAIQPQSEQEALHNSVRGQYRSGRIGDAEIDDYRRTPDVRPDSTTETYAALKLTIDNWRWAGVPFYLRTGKALGVKRTEIAIKFKQAPFAMFRDTPVDRLSQNYLIISTEPTEGIALQFNTKVPGPNINIDGVEMKFRYKDYFKAEPSTGYETLIYDCMIGDNILFQRADSVEAGWQAVQPFLDAWKKAGGKGLKVYEPGSEGPEEANDLLERDGRSWRKLG, from the coding sequence ATGGCGGTCGGTCAGATAGCGCAGAAGAAACCCGATCCCTGCTCCTTCGTCATTTTCGGCGTGACCGGCGACCTGGCGCACCGGCTGGTCGTCCCTGCCCTCTATAACCTCGCCGCCAGCGATCTTCTGCCGGACAGGTTCTGCCTGGCCGGCGTCGCCCGCAAGGGCATGACGAGCGACAAACTGCGCGACAGCCTGATGAAAGGCCTGCGGCAGTTTGCGACCCGCCCCGTGGACGACGCGATCGCCCAGCGCCTCCTGGCATGCGTGACCTGCATCGAGGCCGATCCGAGCGAGCCTGAATCGTTCGACGCCATGAGCAAACAGCTCGACCAACTCGAAGCCGCGCGAGACACCGGCGGCAATCGCCTGTTCTACCTGGCGACGCCGCCCAACGCGTTCCTGCCGATCAGCCGTGAACTCGGCCGCACCGGCATGCTGGCGGAGAATGGCGCATGGCGGCGGCTGGTGGTGGAAAAGCCATTCGGGACCGACCTCGCTTCGGCAAAAGCGCTCAACAGTGAATTGCTCAAGCTGGTCGAAGAGCACCAGATCTACCGGATCGATCATTACCTCGGCAAGGAGACGGTGCAGAACATCCTGGTGTTGCGTTTCGCCAATGGCATGTTCGAGCCGATCTGGAACCGCAACCATATCGACCACATCCAGATCACCGTCGATGAAAAACTCGGCGTCGGGCATCGCGGCAGCTTTTACGACGCGACCGGCGCGTTGCGCGACATGGTGCCTAACCATCTGTTCCAGCTGCTGTCGCTGGTCACGATGGAGCCGCCGGTGAAATTTGACGCCCATTCGGTGCGCTCCGAAAAGGCCGAAGTGCTCTCCGCAATCCAGCCCCAGAGCGAGCAGGAGGCGCTGCACAATTCCGTGCGCGGCCAATACCGGAGCGGCAGGATTGGCGATGCCGAAATCGACGACTATCGCAGGACCCCCGACGTCAGGCCCGACAGCACCACCGAGACCTATGCCGCGCTGAAGCTGACCATCGACAACTGGCGCTGGGCCGGCGTGCCCTTTTACTTGCGCACCGGCAAGGCGCTCGGCGTCAAGCGCACCGAAATCGCCATCAAGTTCAAGCAGGCGCCGTTCGCGATGTTCCGCGACACGCCGGTGGACCGGCTGTCGCAGAACTACCTCATCATCTCGACCGAGCCGACCGAAGGCATCGCGCTGCAGTTCAACACCAAGGTGCCGGGGCCGAACATCAACATCGACGGCGTCGAGATGAAGTTCCGCTACAAGGACTACTTCAAGGCCGAACCTTCCACCGGCTACGAGACGCTGATCTATGACTGCATGATCGGCGACAACATCCTGTTTCAGCGCGCCGACAGCGTCGAGGCTGGCTGGCAGGCGGTGCAGCCGTTCCTCGATGCCTGGAAGAAGGCGGGCGGCAAGGGGTTGAAGGTTTACGAACCGGGCAGCGAAGGACCGGAGGAAGCCAACGATTTGCTTGAACGCGACGGCCGAAGCTGGCGAAAGCTCGGGTGA
- the pgl gene encoding 6-phosphogluconolactonase, which translates to MAANDNRHLITVADPTALAATAAEHVLARTAANSGRVAICLTGGSSPKQLYQLLATEAYRSRIPWQRVHWFIGDERFVPADDPLNNMGMARTAFLDRCAPAENIHPIPTATADPADPDRGAALYERELQSFYGADTLDQARPLFDLVLMGVGPDGHTASLFPGDGALDETARWVVGVPRANVEPFVPRVTLTLPTLASCREMLFEVAGAEKRAILTRLFAAENLPANRARSTGETVWLVDRAAIPENFGGQ; encoded by the coding sequence ATGGCCGCGAACGACAACCGCCACTTGATCACGGTCGCCGACCCAACGGCGCTGGCGGCGACCGCCGCCGAACACGTGCTGGCCAGAACAGCCGCCAACAGCGGCCGCGTGGCGATCTGCCTGACCGGCGGATCGAGCCCGAAGCAGCTCTATCAGTTGCTGGCGACCGAGGCGTATCGCAGCCGGATCCCGTGGCAGCGCGTGCACTGGTTCATCGGCGACGAACGCTTCGTGCCGGCGGACGACCCGCTCAACAACATGGGCATGGCGCGAACGGCCTTCCTGGATCGATGCGCGCCGGCGGAGAACATTCATCCGATTCCGACCGCGACCGCCGACCCTGCTGATCCCGACCGGGGCGCCGCGCTTTACGAGCGGGAATTGCAGTCGTTTTACGGGGCCGACACGCTCGATCAAGCCAGGCCGCTGTTCGATCTCGTGCTGATGGGCGTGGGTCCCGACGGCCATACCGCATCGCTGTTTCCCGGCGATGGCGCACTCGACGAGACCGCGCGCTGGGTGGTCGGCGTGCCACGTGCGAATGTCGAGCCGTTCGTCCCGCGAGTTACCCTCACGCTGCCCACCCTTGCCTCCTGCCGCGAAATGCTGTTCGAGGTTGCGGGCGCGGAAAAGCGTGCGATCTTGACGCGCCTCTTCGCAGCCGAGAACCTGCCCGCCAACCGCGCGCGATCCACCGGCGAGACGGTCTGGCTGGTGGACCGCGCCGCGATTCCGGAGAATTTTGGTGGGCAGTAA
- a CDS encoding gluconokinase: MGVSGSGKSTIADHLAGRLGWCYEDGDRFHPASNVAKMSAGHPLTDEDRWPWLQAIADEIDRFAAAGERAVIACSALKRAYRDILVHGRDDVRIVFLDGTQDLIAARLAARKGHFMPPGLLASQFKTLERPGTHERPITVSIDAPVEKIVDDIVTQLNLVPQ, encoded by the coding sequence ATGGGCGTTTCCGGCTCGGGCAAGAGCACCATCGCCGATCATCTCGCTGGACGGCTCGGCTGGTGCTACGAGGATGGCGACAGGTTTCACCCGGCAAGCAACGTCGCGAAGATGAGCGCCGGCCATCCGCTGACGGACGAGGACCGCTGGCCGTGGCTGCAGGCGATCGCCGACGAGATCGACCGCTTTGCGGCCGCCGGTGAGCGCGCCGTGATCGCCTGTTCGGCGCTGAAGCGCGCCTATCGCGACATTCTCGTGCACGGCCGCGACGATGTCCGCATCGTCTTTCTCGACGGAACGCAGGATCTGATCGCGGCCCGCCTCGCCGCGCGCAAGGGGCACTTCATGCCGCCGGGCCTGCTCGCCAGCCAGTTCAAGACACTGGAGCGGCCGGGAACGCACGAACGGCCGATCACGGTATCGATCGATGCGCCGGTCGAAAAAATCGTGGATGACATCGTCACTCAATTGAACCTGGTTCCCCAATGA
- a CDS encoding HAD family hydrolase, with protein sequence MTRIALVVSDVDGTLLTKDKVLTDGARAAVRKLHEAGIGFTIVSSRPTIGMGFLIEPLSIALPIGAFNGSSIVDDKLRPIEQHLIAPAAAQRSLDVLNAFGVDIWLFTNERWYTRNPDGEYVPHEKRAIKADPTIIPDFTPYIGAACKIVGASSDAALLQRCEVAMKEAVGAEATAVRSQTYYLDVTPPGHDKGTFVEAMAKRLGISAAAVATIGDMENDLPMFAKSGVSFAMGNAADNIKQRATHVTDSNERDGFAGAIETVLQLG encoded by the coding sequence ATGACCCGCATTGCGCTTGTTGTCTCCGACGTCGACGGCACCCTGTTGACGAAGGACAAGGTCCTGACCGATGGCGCAAGAGCGGCCGTGCGCAAACTGCACGAGGCCGGCATCGGCTTCACCATCGTCTCCAGCCGGCCGACCATCGGGATGGGATTTCTGATCGAGCCGCTTTCGATCGCCCTTCCCATCGGCGCCTTCAACGGCAGCTCGATCGTCGATGACAAGCTCAGGCCGATCGAGCAGCATCTGATCGCCCCCGCCGCGGCGCAGCGCAGCCTCGACGTACTCAATGCGTTCGGCGTCGATATCTGGTTGTTCACCAATGAGCGCTGGTACACGCGCAATCCCGACGGCGAATACGTCCCCCACGAAAAACGCGCGATCAAGGCCGATCCGACCATCATTCCGGATTTCACGCCGTATATCGGAGCGGCCTGCAAGATTGTCGGCGCCAGTTCGGACGCGGCGTTACTGCAGCGTTGCGAGGTGGCGATGAAGGAGGCGGTCGGCGCCGAGGCTACCGCGGTTCGCTCGCAGACCTATTATCTCGACGTCACGCCGCCCGGTCACGACAAGGGCACCTTCGTGGAAGCCATGGCGAAGCGGTTGGGTATTTCGGCCGCGGCGGTGGCAACTATCGGCGACATGGAGAACGATCTTCCGATGTTCGCAAAAAGCGGCGTGTCGTTTGCAATGGGCAACGCGGCCGACAACATCAAGCAGCGCGCGACGCATGTGACCGACAGCAACGAGCGGGACGGCTTTGCCGGCGCGATCGAGACGGTGCTGCAGCTCGGATAG
- a CDS encoding adenylate/guanylate cyclase domain-containing protein, giving the protein MPASPEPRFQVGFRASIIALFVGIVLFVGLTLVYLSFSRVTEITRSAASSFLDTVAEVSADRIDAQLKTVRDSLEILAGLTSVQSADIRDNPRLLVVLASMLRNNKQLYNLYMGYDDGSFLEMGFIDRVGAAGRARLGAPDDAKFRLVIIAKSNGGESPMSSVQFLSDKLVPVAPLPRPTDYDPRERPWFKGAHEPDAGLLTEPYMFFATGEAGYTLRVPIAEGRRGVVAGDIFLTEAQTMLRKQQLGQSGLAFLFDDAGRVLAHPDMTRLMAMARVQGRSDGLPRLSDIDTIGMSGVIASWRKGGIAQRFFRDGEGRTYAAAIRPIALAGPANLRLGLFAPVDEFYAEIEADRRRLFIVALVFVLATLPIAFALGSMLSGSLHTLARETDDIQNFRFTGSPQLHSPIREIDDLGRSVFTMRTLVQTFSNFVPKRLVQQLVETGDAMTLGGARREVTVLFTDVANFTGLTENRDPTQVMQFTSRYFAALSEAIMANKGTVDKFIGDAVMAIWNAPIEDEDHVAKACAAVLACIKANRELNAAFEREGWPAYHTRFGLHVGDVVVGNIGSPDRMNYTVLGATVNLAARLESLNKEYRTTALASEAVKQRVEARFEFRSVGRIKPKGFAAEFEVYELTGEKAGGNRNVRLISPVGFEFSRQANQFGFSEVVSSPGIKNISLNARGKSAA; this is encoded by the coding sequence ATGCCAGCGTCGCCCGAACCACGCTTTCAAGTCGGCTTCAGAGCCTCGATCATCGCGCTGTTCGTCGGGATCGTTCTGTTCGTCGGCCTTACGCTTGTCTATCTGAGCTTCAGCCGGGTTACGGAGATCACGCGGTCTGCAGCTAGCTCTTTCCTCGATACGGTCGCGGAAGTTTCGGCTGACCGGATCGACGCCCAGCTCAAGACCGTGCGCGATAGCCTCGAAATTCTTGCGGGACTGACCTCGGTACAGTCGGCGGATATTCGGGACAACCCGCGGCTGCTCGTCGTGCTGGCGTCGATGCTGCGGAACAACAAGCAGCTCTACAATCTGTATATGGGCTACGATGACGGCTCGTTCCTCGAGATGGGTTTCATCGATCGTGTTGGTGCCGCGGGGAGGGCGCGTCTTGGGGCTCCGGATGACGCCAAATTCCGGCTTGTCATCATTGCAAAATCCAACGGCGGCGAGAGCCCAATGTCGTCCGTCCAGTTTTTGTCCGACAAGCTGGTACCTGTTGCACCGCTCCCGCGACCGACCGACTACGATCCGCGCGAGCGGCCCTGGTTCAAGGGGGCCCACGAACCCGATGCCGGCCTGCTCACCGAGCCCTACATGTTCTTTGCGACCGGGGAGGCCGGCTACACCCTTCGGGTGCCGATCGCCGAAGGCCGCCGCGGCGTCGTGGCCGGCGATATTTTTCTGACGGAAGCCCAGACCATGCTGCGCAAGCAGCAACTCGGCCAATCCGGGCTTGCCTTCCTGTTCGATGATGCCGGCCGGGTACTCGCCCATCCCGACATGACGCGGCTGATGGCAATGGCGCGGGTGCAGGGGCGGTCGGATGGGCTGCCGCGGCTCAGCGACATCGATACCATCGGCATGTCCGGTGTGATCGCGTCATGGCGGAAGGGCGGCATTGCGCAGCGATTCTTCAGGGATGGCGAGGGCAGAACCTATGCGGCGGCGATCCGTCCCATTGCGCTTGCCGGCCCCGCGAACCTTCGTCTCGGCCTGTTTGCGCCGGTTGACGAATTTTATGCCGAGATCGAGGCCGATCGCCGGAGGCTGTTTATCGTCGCCCTCGTTTTCGTGCTGGCCACTCTGCCGATCGCCTTCGCGCTGGGGTCGATGCTGTCGGGTTCATTGCATACGCTGGCCCGCGAGACGGACGATATCCAGAATTTCCGGTTTACCGGCTCGCCGCAATTGCACTCGCCAATCCGCGAGATCGACGATCTGGGCCGATCGGTCTTCACCATGCGTACGCTGGTTCAGACATTTTCGAACTTCGTTCCGAAACGTCTGGTCCAGCAGCTCGTGGAAACCGGCGATGCGATGACGCTCGGAGGCGCGCGACGGGAGGTGACGGTGCTGTTCACCGACGTCGCCAACTTCACCGGCCTCACCGAGAACAGGGATCCGACCCAGGTGATGCAGTTCACCTCCCGCTACTTCGCGGCCTTGTCAGAGGCCATCATGGCGAACAAGGGCACGGTCGATAAATTTATCGGCGATGCCGTGATGGCGATCTGGAATGCGCCGATCGAGGACGAGGACCATGTCGCGAAGGCGTGCGCGGCCGTGCTTGCCTGCATCAAGGCCAACCGCGAACTCAACGCCGCGTTCGAGCGTGAAGGCTGGCCGGCCTACCACACCCGGTTTGGCCTGCATGTCGGCGATGTCGTGGTCGGCAACATCGGCTCGCCGGATCGGATGAACTACACGGTACTGGGAGCGACCGTTAACCTCGCCGCGCGCCTTGAATCGCTCAACAAGGAATACAGGACGACGGCGCTGGCCAGCGAGGCTGTCAAGCAGCGGGTCGAAGCGCGTTTCGAATTCAGGAGCGTTGGTCGGATCAAGCCGAAAGGCTTTGCAGCCGAGTTTGAAGTTTACGAACTGACAGGAGAGAAAGCCGGAGGCAATCGAAATGTCCGCCTGATCTCTCCGGTCGGCTTCGAGTTTTCCCGACAGGCAAATCAATTCGGATTTTCCGAAGTCGTGTCAAGCCCGGGAATCAAAAATATTTCGCTTAACGCGAGAGGCAAATCAGCCGCATAA
- a CDS encoding formylglycine-generating enzyme family protein, with protein MLRLDKEQGVRSSDDRADDMVWIPGGTFRMGSDRHYPEEAPSHRAAVDGFWIDRTPVTNRQFKQFVMATGHVTTAEVPPDPKDYPGALPHMLYAGSLVFIRPRSTFDLCDWSQWWSFMEGADWRHPYGPRTNINVLDNHPVVHVSFADALAYAKWVGKDLPREAEWEFAARGGLDGAEFAWGDEFTPGGVHMANTWQGDFPRHNHNEDGYEHTSPVTAFPPNGYGLHDMIGNVWEWTCDWWSQKHEADAPKACCIPLNPRGGPEAASLDPCQPNIRIPRKVLKGGSHLCAPNYCRRYRPAARHAEAVDTSTSHVSFRCVIRPTAANERSG; from the coding sequence ATGCTGCGGCTGGACAAGGAGCAGGGCGTTCGATCATCCGATGATCGCGCCGACGACATGGTCTGGATCCCCGGCGGTACGTTTCGGATGGGATCGGACCGGCACTATCCCGAGGAAGCGCCAAGCCACCGGGCTGCGGTCGACGGCTTCTGGATCGACCGGACGCCGGTGACGAACCGGCAATTCAAGCAATTCGTCATGGCGACGGGCCATGTGACGACGGCGGAAGTCCCCCCCGACCCGAAGGACTATCCCGGCGCCCTGCCGCATATGCTCTATGCGGGCTCGCTCGTGTTCATAAGGCCGCGATCGACCTTCGATCTGTGCGACTGGAGCCAGTGGTGGTCGTTTATGGAAGGCGCCGACTGGCGTCATCCCTACGGTCCCAGGACCAATATCAACGTGCTCGATAATCACCCTGTCGTGCATGTCTCGTTTGCCGATGCGCTGGCCTATGCTAAATGGGTGGGCAAGGATTTGCCGAGGGAAGCGGAATGGGAGTTTGCCGCACGCGGCGGACTTGACGGCGCCGAGTTCGCCTGGGGCGACGAGTTTACGCCCGGCGGCGTGCATATGGCCAACACCTGGCAGGGTGATTTTCCACGGCATAACCATAACGAAGACGGCTACGAGCACACCTCGCCAGTGACGGCCTTTCCACCCAACGGCTACGGCCTGCACGACATGATCGGCAACGTCTGGGAGTGGACCTGCGACTGGTGGTCGCAGAAGCATGAAGCTGATGCGCCGAAGGCGTGCTGCATCCCGCTCAATCCGCGCGGCGGCCCCGAAGCAGCAAGTCTTGATCCATGTCAACCGAACATCCGCATTCCGCGCAAGGTTCTGAAGGGCGGCTCGCATCTTTGCGCACCAAACTACTGCCGCCGCTACCGCCCGGCCGCGCGCCATGCCGAAGCGGTGGATACCTCGACCAGCCACGTCAGTTTCAGATGCGTTATCCGTCCAACAGCAGCGAACGAAAGGAGCGGATAG
- a CDS encoding helix-turn-helix transcriptional regulator: protein MDDLTVSTSRVDGFEGFRDAVHGSHVDVMQLQPGRFRGLLTHIGVGDFSLSVGSFSVGLRTQRTSSDPKLIVGMLLHAENRVTHWSYDMDPGDVLVIPPSIDHDGRFHGASSYAALRLDLADVAGVFQGESWMNDPANWRRRNRYRADPRVGAEAVTKLRAIVSRLSDPDGRVSPEAADFWRRAIIDVVTATVMHSQPPTTEPVPSAIRLTRNAEHYIEAAGPRPVHVSEICAECGVSRRSLHRAFDEVLGIGPVTFLQRKRLCDIHSALRDCDPATTTIAEIALQHGFLNLGRFSGYYRALFDEYPSETFGKRYPGRGRLRRPEPAAISTAASPASRSTSPH from the coding sequence ATGGACGACTTGACCGTCAGTACGTCTCGCGTCGATGGTTTTGAAGGTTTTCGCGACGCCGTCCACGGCTCGCATGTCGATGTGATGCAGCTTCAGCCCGGCCGGTTTCGCGGCCTGCTGACCCACATCGGCGTCGGCGACTTCTCCCTCAGCGTCGGATCGTTCTCTGTCGGGCTCCGGACACAGCGGACCTCGTCCGATCCCAAGCTGATCGTCGGCATGCTGCTGCACGCCGAAAACCGCGTCACACACTGGTCGTACGACATGGATCCCGGAGATGTTCTGGTGATCCCGCCTAGCATCGACCATGACGGCCGATTCCACGGCGCCTCGTCGTATGCGGCGCTCCGGCTCGATCTGGCCGACGTGGCCGGCGTGTTCCAGGGCGAGAGCTGGATGAACGATCCCGCGAACTGGCGCCGCAGAAATCGCTATCGCGCCGACCCGCGCGTCGGCGCAGAGGCCGTGACAAAATTGCGCGCGATCGTGTCGCGGCTCTCCGATCCGGACGGGCGCGTGTCGCCGGAGGCCGCCGACTTCTGGAGACGGGCGATCATCGATGTCGTCACCGCGACCGTCATGCATTCGCAACCGCCCACGACAGAACCGGTCCCGTCGGCGATCCGGTTAACGCGGAATGCCGAGCATTATATCGAAGCCGCCGGCCCCAGGCCCGTGCACGTCTCCGAGATTTGCGCCGAGTGCGGCGTATCCCGCCGCAGCCTTCATCGCGCGTTCGACGAAGTGCTCGGCATCGGTCCGGTCACGTTCCTTCAGCGCAAGCGGCTATGCGATATTCATTCCGCGCTTCGTGACTGCGATCCCGCCACGACGACCATCGCGGAAATCGCCCTGCAGCATGGCTTTCTTAATCTCGGAAGGTTTTCCGGCTACTACCGCGCGCTGTTCGACGAATATCCGTCCGAGACGTTCGGCAAGCGTTATCCCGGCCGGGGCCGGCTGCGGCGGCCGGAGCCTGCCGCTATTTCGACCGCTGCATCGCCGGCTTCTCGGTCGACCTCGCCGCACTGA
- a CDS encoding glycoside hydrolase family 15 protein: MPCRIEDYGLIGDCETAALVGRNGSIDWLCWPAFDSDACFAALLGTEKHGRWLIAPAGEVTGTSRRYWDNTLILETRFETTDGAVDLIDFMPPRGKASDVVRLVRGVRGRIRMHMQLVIRFGFGIDIPWVKKSEDGSALLAICGQDMTVLRTPVETRGEDLTTVADFEVGEGETVPFVLTYGPSHLPVPKPINPADALQDTEAFWTEWCSRCSYEGEYRDLVMRSLITLKAQTYAPTGGIVAAPTTSLPEKLGGSRNWDYRFCWLRDATFTLLALTNSGYTEEASAWYRWLLRAAAGSPANMQIMYGIMGQRRLLEWEASWLPGYEGAKPVRVGNAAHAQLQLDVYGELIDAFHQWRVVAKLEMDETSWAMECAVLQHLAEVWDQPDHGIWERRGEGRHYVSSKVMTWVAFDRGIKSAETFGFKAPLEKWRVLRDAIHRDVCARGFDPELNSFVESYGSKMLDASILLLPSVGFLPPEDPRVRGTLVAIERHLMRDGFVLRHDPREAEKQPAEGAFLACTFWLADAYVLSGEFAHAQELFTRVVAIANDLGLLAEEYDTAAKRQTGNFPQALTHIALINTAHNLSAARSTEKPAMQRSK; encoded by the coding sequence TTGCCGTGCCGTATCGAAGATTATGGGCTGATCGGCGACTGCGAGACCGCCGCGCTGGTTGGCCGGAACGGATCGATCGACTGGCTGTGCTGGCCGGCCTTCGATTCGGATGCCTGCTTTGCAGCCCTTCTCGGCACCGAGAAGCACGGCCGCTGGCTGATCGCGCCGGCGGGGGAGGTCACTGGCACCTCGCGCCGCTATTGGGACAATACCCTGATCCTGGAGACCCGGTTCGAGACCACTGATGGCGCGGTCGATCTGATCGATTTCATGCCGCCGCGCGGCAAAGCCTCCGATGTGGTGCGGCTGGTGCGCGGCGTTCGCGGCCGGATCAGGATGCACATGCAACTGGTGATCCGCTTCGGCTTCGGCATCGATATTCCCTGGGTCAAAAAAAGCGAGGACGGTTCGGCGCTGCTCGCAATTTGCGGGCAGGACATGACGGTGTTGCGGACGCCGGTCGAGACCCGCGGCGAGGACCTTACGACGGTCGCCGACTTTGAAGTAGGCGAGGGTGAGACCGTCCCCTTCGTGCTCACCTACGGCCCTTCGCATTTGCCGGTGCCGAAGCCGATCAATCCCGCAGACGCCTTGCAGGACACCGAGGCGTTCTGGACCGAATGGTGCAGCCGCTGCTCCTATGAAGGGGAATACCGCGACCTCGTGATGCGCTCCCTGATTACGCTGAAGGCGCAGACCTACGCTCCGACCGGCGGCATCGTCGCCGCGCCGACGACATCTCTGCCGGAAAAGCTCGGCGGCAGCAGGAATTGGGACTATCGCTTCTGCTGGCTGCGCGACGCCACCTTTACGCTGCTGGCGCTGACGAACTCGGGCTATACCGAGGAAGCTTCCGCCTGGTACCGCTGGCTGTTGCGCGCTGCGGCGGGTTCTCCCGCCAACATGCAGATCATGTACGGCATCATGGGGCAGCGACGCCTCCTGGAATGGGAGGCCTCATGGCTGCCCGGTTACGAAGGCGCAAAGCCGGTGCGGGTCGGTAACGCCGCGCATGCGCAACTGCAGCTCGATGTCTATGGCGAACTGATCGACGCCTTTCACCAATGGCGCGTGGTGGCCAAGCTCGAAATGGATGAAACGAGCTGGGCGATGGAATGTGCCGTGCTGCAGCACCTTGCCGAGGTATGGGACCAGCCGGATCACGGCATCTGGGAGCGCCGCGGCGAGGGCAGGCATTATGTCTCGTCGAAAGTGATGACGTGGGTCGCGTTCGACCGCGGCATCAAGAGCGCGGAAACATTCGGCTTCAAGGCGCCGCTCGAGAAATGGCGCGTGCTGCGCGACGCCATCCACCGCGACGTCTGCGCAAGGGGATTTGATCCCGAACTGAATTCCTTTGTCGAGTCCTACGGCTCGAAGATGCTCGATGCCAGCATCCTGCTGCTGCCGTCGGTGGGATTTCTGCCGCCGGAGGATCCGCGCGTCCGCGGCACGCTCGTCGCGATCGAACGGCATCTGATGCGCGACGGCTTTGTGCTGCGGCATGATCCCCGCGAAGCGGAGAAGCAACCGGCCGAAGGTGCGTTTCTCGCCTGCACGTTCTGGCTCGCCGATGCCTACGTGCTGTCGGGCGAGTTCGCTCACGCGCAAGAGCTGTTTACCCGCGTGGTCGCGATCGCCAACGATCTCGGCCTGCTGGCCGAGGAGTACGATACGGCGGCCAAGCGCCAGACCGGCAATTTCCCGCAGGCGCTGACGCACATCGCGCTGATCAACACCGCGCACAATCTCAGTGCGGCGAGGTCGACCGAGAAGCCGGCGATGCAGCGGTCGAAATAG